One window from the genome of Pedobacter schmidteae encodes:
- a CDS encoding DUF3379 domain-containing protein, whose protein sequence is MEDYIRRNKADFDVKIPSDGLWAKIEQGLDQQKGKKSRKFPFWLSIAASLILVVGLVFLYQVNKKNNRTNFSAISPGYAKNEMRFASLIEEKRDSLLIYAKDNPDLYQKFNEDLKSLSNDYEQLKKELQRSPDQRLIVRAMAQNLETQLQIVSQQLSVISQVDNHKREHQL, encoded by the coding sequence ATGGAGGACTATATTAGGAGGAATAAAGCTGATTTTGATGTTAAAATACCTTCAGATGGGCTTTGGGCGAAAATTGAGCAGGGCCTGGATCAGCAAAAAGGGAAAAAAAGTAGAAAATTTCCTTTTTGGTTAAGTATTGCAGCATCTTTAATACTGGTGGTTGGATTGGTCTTTTTGTATCAGGTTAATAAAAAAAATAACCGGACCAATTTTTCGGCAATAAGTCCGGGTTACGCCAAAAATGAAATGCGATTTGCCAGCCTGATTGAAGAGAAGAGGGATAGTTTGCTGATTTATGCTAAAGATAATCCTGATTTATATCAAAAATTTAATGAAGACCTAAAATCGCTGAGCAACGACTATGAACAGTTAAAAAAGGAGTTACAACGAAGCCCTGATCAGCGGCTTATTGTTCGGGCGATGGCACAAAATCTGGAAACCCAATTGCAGATTGTGAGCCAGCAGCTGTCGGTAATCAGTCAGGTGGATAACCATAAAAGAGAGCATCAGTTATGA